A window from Ictalurus furcatus strain D&B chromosome 16, Billie_1.0, whole genome shotgun sequence encodes these proteins:
- the LOC128620860 gene encoding uncharacterized protein LOC128620860 isoform X2 produces MTTVKTTIERTVFPEAEPGVSGSYSSGTDTVDYSEEEPVYPGPLMSNEMPKEDLILFIQAQALECFENIDKNDQVEAYFFWRIMELFCHENGKVMMCEVGAIIFQVYTWLRKKLPKGNNGNRWKEWCLPLADLLSSSAPDDEHREAVIKMGDDLASRSWTYAAHLCYVVAKVELGSRSQFELIGCDSIMPFGLKILFKAFVRTETYEYVLSLTSGLAQPSFQIWKLCQASRLAIVDFTDLAFKYCENIAKAVFTFPDRIKRSFVERLILLSCKLLDKKAEEPEWLLKLRQLHRIKLANANGDPEQHMASTSHDLVSENQDSKCTLRTDEIPALQSPDLEQHTYPNAVFQSRYTLGKLLGIGIFGYVYAGVRTEDGKEPGETQELPVEVALMKMVSRPPRCSKVVELLEWFDIAEQYVMVLERPSPCMNLYKFIELQEGRLSEAQARDVMLQVIRAARHCCDRGVLHRDINDKNLLINTDTLEVKLIDFGCGELLKDTLYKEYSGTNFFVPPEWVRNEEYMGIPATIWGLGILLFYLICGDYPFDLEEEVHDGQLELCPDMSPECFDLVMWCLDFNPEMRPSFDDLVRHEWFTEAVQDKVQIPLETKDRVQ; encoded by the exons ATGACGACTGTAAAGACTACCATCGAACGTACAGTGTTTCCTGAAGCAGAACCTGGAGTTTCAGGTTCATACAGTTCAG GGACAGACACTGTAGATTATTCTGAAGAGGAGCCTGTTTATCCTGGCCCTCTTATGAG TAATGAGATGCCGAAGGAGGACCTGATATTGTTTATACAGGCCCAAGCACTGGAGTGTTTCGAAAATATTGATAAAAACGACCAAGTGGAGGCCTATTTCTTCTGGCGGATAATGGAATTGTTCTGCCATGAAAATGGA AAAGTGATGATGTGTGAAGTTGGCGCAATCATCTTCCAGGTCTACACCTGGCTTAGGAAGAAACTACCAAAA GGCAACAATGGTAACAGATGGAAGGAATGGTGTCTTCCTCTGGCAGACCTTTTGTCATCTTCTGCACCAGATGATGAGCACAGAGAGGCTGTTATTAAGATGGGAGATGATCTTG CCTCCAGAAGCTGGACCTACGCAGCACATCTCTGCTACGTTGTGGCAAAAGTGGAGCTGGGGTCACGTAGTCAGTTTGAACTGATCGGATGTGAcag CATCATGCCATTTGGCCTGAAAATCTTGTTTAAAGCCTTTGTGAGAACCGAGACATATGAATATGTGCTTTCGCTGACCTCAGGGCTGGCCCAGCCAAGCTTCCAG ATCTGGAAGTTGTGTCAGGCCAGCAGGCTGGCCATTGTTGATTTTACTGATCTCGCCTTTAAATACTGTGAGAACATTGCTAAGGCAGTCTTCACTTTCCCTGACAGAATCAAAAGGAGCTTCGTTGAACGGCTTATTTTG CTGTCTTGCAAACTGCTAGACAAGAAGGCAGAAGAACCTGAGTGGCTGCTAAAGCTCCGGCAGCTGCATAGAATTAAATTAGCAAATGCTAATGGTGACCCGGAGCAGCACATGGCATCTACCAGCCATGACTTGGTTTCTGAGAATCAGGACTCAAAATGTACCCTGAGGACAGACGAGATCCCCGCTCTCCAGTCCCCTGATCTGGAGCAGCACACCTACCCAAATG CTGTGTTTCAATCGCGCTACACCTTGGGAAAGCTGCTGGGGATCGGAATCTTCGGCTATGTCTATGCAGGAGTCCGGACTGAAGATGGGAAAGAG CCTGGAGAGACACAGGAGCTGCCTGTAGAGGTGGCGCTAATGAAGATGGTGTCCAGACCACCTCGCTGTAGCAAAGTGGTGGAGCTGCTGGAGTGGTTTGACATAGCCGAGCAGTACGTCATGGTCCTGGAACGGCCCAGCCCCTGTATGAACCTCTATAAATTCATTGAACTTCAGGAAGGCCGCCTGTCTGAAGCACAGGCTCGAGACGTCATGCTGCAGGTGATTCGGGCGGCTCGTCACTGCTGTGACCGTGGAGTGTTACACCGTGACATCAATGACAAGAATCTCCTCATCAACACCGATACCTTGGAAGTCAAACTGATCGATTTTGGCTGTGGGGAACTGCTGAAGGACACCCTCTACAAAGAATATTCCG GCACTAATTTCTTTGTACCTCCTGAGTGGGTGAGGAATGAAGAGTACATGGGCATTCCTGCCACCATCTGGGGTCTGGGCATACTCCTGTTCTACTTGATCTGTGGAGACTACCCCTTTGACTTAGAGGAGGAGGTTCATGATGGACAGCTGGAATTATGTCCTGACATGTCTCCAG AGTGCTTTGATCTGGTAATGTGGTGCCTGGATTTCAACCCTGAAATGCGGCCGTCTTTCGACGATTTGGTCAGGCACGAGTGGTTTACAGAGGCAGTTCAGGACAAAGTCCAG attCCTCTTGAAACCAAAGATCGTGTACAGTAA
- the LOC128620860 gene encoding serine/threonine-protein kinase akt-1 isoform X1, which yields MTTVKTTIERTVFPEAEPGVSGSYSSGTDTVDYSEEEPVYPGPLMSNEMPKEDLILFIQAQALECFENIDKNDQVEAYFFWRIMELFCHENGKVMMCEVGAIIFQVYTWLRKKLPKGNNGNRWKEWCLPLADLLSSSAPDDEHREAVIKMGDDLASRSWTYAAHLCYVVAKVELGSRSQFELIGCDSIMPFGLKILFKAFVRTETYEYVLSLTSGLAQPSFQIWKLCQASRLAIVDFTDLAFKYCENIAKAVFTFPDRIKRSFVERLILLSCKLLDKKAEEPEWLLKLRQLHRIKLANANGDPEQHMASTSHDLVSENQDSKCTLRTDEIPALQSPDLEQHTYPNAVFQSRYTLGKLLGIGIFGYVYAGVRTEDGKEVAIKFIQKDETKTITIPGETQELPVEVALMKMVSRPPRCSKVVELLEWFDIAEQYVMVLERPSPCMNLYKFIELQEGRLSEAQARDVMLQVIRAARHCCDRGVLHRDINDKNLLINTDTLEVKLIDFGCGELLKDTLYKEYSGTNFFVPPEWVRNEEYMGIPATIWGLGILLFYLICGDYPFDLEEEVHDGQLELCPDMSPECFDLVMWCLDFNPEMRPSFDDLVRHEWFTEAVQDKVQIPLETKDRVQ from the exons ATGACGACTGTAAAGACTACCATCGAACGTACAGTGTTTCCTGAAGCAGAACCTGGAGTTTCAGGTTCATACAGTTCAG GGACAGACACTGTAGATTATTCTGAAGAGGAGCCTGTTTATCCTGGCCCTCTTATGAG TAATGAGATGCCGAAGGAGGACCTGATATTGTTTATACAGGCCCAAGCACTGGAGTGTTTCGAAAATATTGATAAAAACGACCAAGTGGAGGCCTATTTCTTCTGGCGGATAATGGAATTGTTCTGCCATGAAAATGGA AAAGTGATGATGTGTGAAGTTGGCGCAATCATCTTCCAGGTCTACACCTGGCTTAGGAAGAAACTACCAAAA GGCAACAATGGTAACAGATGGAAGGAATGGTGTCTTCCTCTGGCAGACCTTTTGTCATCTTCTGCACCAGATGATGAGCACAGAGAGGCTGTTATTAAGATGGGAGATGATCTTG CCTCCAGAAGCTGGACCTACGCAGCACATCTCTGCTACGTTGTGGCAAAAGTGGAGCTGGGGTCACGTAGTCAGTTTGAACTGATCGGATGTGAcag CATCATGCCATTTGGCCTGAAAATCTTGTTTAAAGCCTTTGTGAGAACCGAGACATATGAATATGTGCTTTCGCTGACCTCAGGGCTGGCCCAGCCAAGCTTCCAG ATCTGGAAGTTGTGTCAGGCCAGCAGGCTGGCCATTGTTGATTTTACTGATCTCGCCTTTAAATACTGTGAGAACATTGCTAAGGCAGTCTTCACTTTCCCTGACAGAATCAAAAGGAGCTTCGTTGAACGGCTTATTTTG CTGTCTTGCAAACTGCTAGACAAGAAGGCAGAAGAACCTGAGTGGCTGCTAAAGCTCCGGCAGCTGCATAGAATTAAATTAGCAAATGCTAATGGTGACCCGGAGCAGCACATGGCATCTACCAGCCATGACTTGGTTTCTGAGAATCAGGACTCAAAATGTACCCTGAGGACAGACGAGATCCCCGCTCTCCAGTCCCCTGATCTGGAGCAGCACACCTACCCAAATG CTGTGTTTCAATCGCGCTACACCTTGGGAAAGCTGCTGGGGATCGGAATCTTCGGCTATGTCTATGCAGGAGTCCGGACTGAAGATGGGAAAGAG GTTGCCATTAAATTTATTCAGAAGGACGAGACCAAAACCATAACCATT CCTGGAGAGACACAGGAGCTGCCTGTAGAGGTGGCGCTAATGAAGATGGTGTCCAGACCACCTCGCTGTAGCAAAGTGGTGGAGCTGCTGGAGTGGTTTGACATAGCCGAGCAGTACGTCATGGTCCTGGAACGGCCCAGCCCCTGTATGAACCTCTATAAATTCATTGAACTTCAGGAAGGCCGCCTGTCTGAAGCACAGGCTCGAGACGTCATGCTGCAGGTGATTCGGGCGGCTCGTCACTGCTGTGACCGTGGAGTGTTACACCGTGACATCAATGACAAGAATCTCCTCATCAACACCGATACCTTGGAAGTCAAACTGATCGATTTTGGCTGTGGGGAACTGCTGAAGGACACCCTCTACAAAGAATATTCCG GCACTAATTTCTTTGTACCTCCTGAGTGGGTGAGGAATGAAGAGTACATGGGCATTCCTGCCACCATCTGGGGTCTGGGCATACTCCTGTTCTACTTGATCTGTGGAGACTACCCCTTTGACTTAGAGGAGGAGGTTCATGATGGACAGCTGGAATTATGTCCTGACATGTCTCCAG AGTGCTTTGATCTGGTAATGTGGTGCCTGGATTTCAACCCTGAAATGCGGCCGTCTTTCGACGATTTGGTCAGGCACGAGTGGTTTACAGAGGCAGTTCAGGACAAAGTCCAG attCCTCTTGAAACCAAAGATCGTGTACAGTAA